GCAATTTGGGCACAATCATCATAATAATTGATACCGCCATTGCCCCTACCAGAAACACGCCGACTGCAGCAAAATTATTATCCAGCATTTCGTTCGGTTACCTCCCTTCATTAGAATTTTCGATAGCATGCCTCTATTAGCTAAGGCTATTTTGCCACAACCCTCCGGTCCGGTCAATTTAATAGTGTTTTCATTACTTTCTCCCTTTTTAGCTAATAGATGGCTCTTGCTTCACCGGGGCAAAACTCTTACGGTGAAGCGGGCAGGGTCCTTTGCGCTTTAAAACCTGGATATGTTCATTGGTACCATACCCTTTGTTTTTGGAAAACGCATAGTCTGGATAAAGAGAATGAAGCTGAACCATTAATCGATCCCGGGTCACCTTGGCTAAAATTGAGGCCGCCGCGATTGAGGCACTCAAGCGGTCTCCCCCTATGAGCGGAAGCTGCGGAAGTTGGACATCCGGGAGGTTAAGGGCATCAATCAATAAATAATGGGGCCGAATGGTCAATCCTTCGATGGAACGCTTCATAGCCAATTTCGTAGCCTGTAAAATATTTAAAGCGTCAATCTCAGCCGGTTCGGCACTGCCAATAGCATAGTCAATGGCTTGTTTTTGAATTTGGACAAAAAGTTTTTCACGCTTGCTTTCCGTCAGCAGCTTCGAATCATTAAGTCCCGGCAAATTAAATTTCGCAGGCAGTATGCAGGCCCCAGCCACCACCGGTCCGGCCAGAGGCCCCCGGCCGGCTTCGTCTACCCCTGCCAGCAAGAGATAACCTTGTTGCCATAATTTTTTTTCCTCAAGGAGCAACTGCTGAATACGGGCTTCTTCAACAGCTAGTGCCTGTTGGTGCTTAATCAGCTGTTCAGCCAGTTTGCGCACCCCCTGCCTGGGGTCGTTCTGGCAGGCACATATCATACGGGGGGAAGGATCTTTATAGAGTGCTTCTTGAACTTCTCGTATATTCATTTGGGATAACGGTTCCACACTTTTCTCCTCTTCTTTCCCTTAAAGTTGAAGTTCGACATACAAAGACAATTCCCTTTATTTAGGTATCAGTCTTAAATATACACAAAACAATCTGAATGTTTGGAAATTACTGTTTACTTATAAAATCCATGGTAACCGGCCCAAGTTGTCCCGTCCGCAGCTCCTTAAGAAAAATACGGGCAGCTTTCAAGGTATCCACCCGGCCTCCGTGAATCAAGCAGCCCCTTTTGCGTCCCAGGCTCTCCAGGGTAACTTCTGAATCCTCTGCCTTATAGCGAGATAAGGAATTTGGCGAGTTCAGATTCAGCCACTCAAGGACCCAAGCCGCCAGCTCTTCCAAATCAAACACATCATCTTTAACGGCTCCTAAGGCCGCAAGTTTGCGCCCCACATCCAGATCATCAAATTTCGGCCATAACATTCCCGGTGTATCTAACAGTTCCACCCGTTCATGAATTCTCACCCACTGATTTCCCCGGGTCACACCAGGCTTATTAGCCACTTTAACTTGAGCTCCCCCAGTCAATTGATTAATTAAGGATGACTTCCCGATATTAGGTATGCCCACAATCATAGCTTTTATCAGCTGGGGACGGATGCCTTTGGCAGCCTGTTTCGCTTGTTTTGCCCTAACCATTTGTTCAAGTTCCGGCACAATTTGTTTAATGCCCATACCTTTGGTGGCACTGACAGCAAAAACCGGACTGGATTCTTTTAAGTGAGTGAGCCATTTTGACGTCTCATTAGGGGCAGCCAAATCCGCTTTGTTCAGCAATAATAACCTGGTTTTATTGCCGAGGAGTTTATGTAGCATGGGATTTCGGCTGCTGGCCGGTATCCGAGCGTCGGCAAGTTCTAAAACAACATCTACCCATTTCAGCTGCTCCTCTAAAAGACGTCTCGTTTTTGCCATATGTCCTGGAAACCATTGAATACTCATGAATACCTCTCTTTATTCTTCTGAAACTAACTCCGGCTGATCAGCTGGTTTTGGAGATAAACCTAAAACGCTGAAAGGGATAATATACCAACCAAGCTTTTCCTAAGAGATAATCTTTGGGCAGAAGTCCCCATTCTCTTGAGTCTTCACTTTCCCGGCGGTTATCTCCCAACACAAAGACCTTACCCGCAGGAACCACCTCCGGTCCGTAAGGAGGATAATCCCCCTTTTTAACATAGGGTTCCTGAATCGGACTTTCATTAACAAAGACTTTATTGTCTTTAAGCTCTACCTTTTCTCCCTCAACAGCAATGACTCGTTTTACGAAGGTTCGTTTGATATCTTTGGGAAAGGCAAAGACCACCACATCCCCCCGATTAGGGGACCAAAGGCGGTAGGAAAGCCGATTGACAAGAATGTGATCTCCCGGAGCCAAACCTGGTTCCATGGATGATGAGGGAATCAAATAGGGCTGTAATACTACCCATCTCAAAACTGCCCCCGCCAAGATAACTATCCCAACAATTCCTATCAGCCATTTTCTCTTTGATCTCTTATTTTCCATTCTAACGCTCCCCTCTTGAACTACTCTTTTAGTATGAACAAGAATTTTCGGAGCATACATCATTAATTTATTAAAATCATAAAGTTGCTTTAATACCTATTTTGTAAAAAAAAAGAGCCAGATTGCTCCAGCTCTTTTTTTCTAGTCGATACGACGCTCGCGGATACGAGCCGCCTTACCTGAAAGTCCGCGTAAATAGAATAATTTAGCTCGACGTACAACACCTCGGCGAGCCACCTCAATTTTCTCCAAGCGTGGTGAATGTAAAGGGAATGTACGTTCTACCCCGACTCCAGCGAAGACACGTCGAACAGTAAAGGTTTCGCGGATGCCGCCGCCTTTCTTGGCAATGACAAGTCCTTCAAAAACCTGGATACGTTCACGAGTTCCCTCAACGATGCGCACATGTACACGTACTGTATCACCCGGCCGGAAGTTAGGAAGATCCTTTTTCATTTGTTCTTCTTCAATCATGCGAATATAATCCATTAAAAATCCCCCCTTCCTTGGCTAGATGTTCATACACTGATTTCAGCGAGCGGACCATCTATTATCAGACCCTATATATATTAGCACAACCACATTAGTTATGCAACAAATTCTTAGTAAAACTTGGCTGGCACCAAGCCTTTCAGGCGCAGGCGGCCGCCATAGTTGCACTTATGCTTCAGAAAGTATGCAACGAAAAGTTATACTTCTGATTAGTGCAAGATTAATGACCCCGCAGGCGGTCCAGAATAATCGACACGGCGGAGCGCACGGATAAATGATTATACTCCGTTGGTCCATAGATGGGCTCTAAGATGCGGTCCATGGCTTCAACATCTTCCTTGAGAAGTCCCCAACCGGTTCCGAATAAAAGAAGTATAGGGGTTTCCGAAGTATCGATTTCTTCACGAAGCTGAGCATACGTAACCGTATTCTTATACTTGCGGGCATCCGTTGCCACTTTAACTGGAGCAGCTCCATGCTCGCCTTCAATATCAGCGTAAACTGCCTGCAAATTATTAGCGATTGTCACTCTGGAAAAGGCTTCCTGACGATCCGGATTATATTCTGCTCCATATCCTTCCTGCCAAAAACCCATAATCCGTTTAGCCAAATGACGCTGAGCTTCTGCGGGATGAACAACATAATATCGTTTGACACCATAAGTCGTACAGCATCTGGCAATATCATGAAGATCCAGGTTGGTTATGGAAGTGGCGACGGTTTCCATATTCTTATTATACACCGGAGAATGAACCAGGGCTAAATAGATATCTGACACAGATATTCCTCCCAACGCACTTCCCAAAGCCTGAGACCTCTTGGTTAGTGTTAACTCAATTCTAGGTAAGGTTAAATTCTAAGTAGGTTTCTGCGAAGATCGTCTCCGCCTCTTAGGCGGGGGGCAAAGATGTTTCCACTTATCCTGCCAGCG
This Desulfosporosinus orientis DSM 765 DNA region includes the following protein-coding sequences:
- a CDS encoding ribonuclease HII, with the protein product MEPLSQMNIREVQEALYKDPSPRMICACQNDPRQGVRKLAEQLIKHQQALAVEEARIQQLLLEEKKLWQQGYLLLAGVDEAGRGPLAGPVVAGACILPAKFNLPGLNDSKLLTESKREKLFVQIQKQAIDYAIGSAEPAEIDALNILQATKLAMKRSIEGLTIRPHYLLIDALNLPDVQLPQLPLIGGDRLSASIAAASILAKVTRDRLMVQLHSLYPDYAFSKNKGYGTNEHIQVLKRKGPCPLHRKSFAPVKQEPSIS
- the ylqF gene encoding ribosome biogenesis GTPase YlqF; its protein translation is MSIQWFPGHMAKTRRLLEEQLKWVDVVLELADARIPASSRNPMLHKLLGNKTRLLLLNKADLAAPNETSKWLTHLKESSPVFAVSATKGMGIKQIVPELEQMVRAKQAKQAAKGIRPQLIKAMIVGIPNIGKSSLINQLTGGAQVKVANKPGVTRGNQWVRIHERVELLDTPGMLWPKFDDLDVGRKLAALGAVKDDVFDLEELAAWVLEWLNLNSPNSLSRYKAEDSEVTLESLGRKRGCLIHGGRVDTLKAARIFLKELRTGQLGPVTMDFISKQ
- the lepB gene encoding signal peptidase I → MENKRSKRKWLIGIVGIVILAGAVLRWVVLQPYLIPSSSMEPGLAPGDHILVNRLSYRLWSPNRGDVVVFAFPKDIKRTFVKRVIAVEGEKVELKDNKVFVNESPIQEPYVKKGDYPPYGPEVVPAGKVFVLGDNRRESEDSREWGLLPKDYLLGKAWLVYYPFQRFRFISKTS
- the rplS gene encoding 50S ribosomal protein L19 yields the protein MDYIRMIEEEQMKKDLPNFRPGDTVRVHVRIVEGTRERIQVFEGLVIAKKGGGIRETFTVRRVFAGVGVERTFPLHSPRLEKIEVARRGVVRRAKLFYLRGLSGKAARIRERRID
- a CDS encoding RNA methyltransferase — translated: MSDIYLALVHSPVYNKNMETVATSITNLDLHDIARCCTTYGVKRYYVVHPAEAQRHLAKRIMGFWQEGYGAEYNPDRQEAFSRVTIANNLQAVYADIEGEHGAAPVKVATDARKYKNTVTYAQLREEIDTSETPILLLFGTGWGLLKEDVEAMDRILEPIYGPTEYNHLSVRSAVSIILDRLRGH